A single genomic interval of Parvularcula marina harbors:
- a CDS encoding EF-hand domain-containing protein, whose product MLVELVSAYALVMSNAPTNGQLLRELRTSQDAFDMADLNMDGQISDLEFDAYKRARRGGATPSGSTELVATVDYNRDGALVPCEMYAEAKCLDGYRRPATSATQRDCRRQDGYYKVDDRNGAVYCPEY is encoded by the coding sequence ATGCTGGTGGAACTAGTCAGTGCCTATGCGCTTGTGATGAGCAATGCGCCGACCAATGGCCAGCTGTTGCGAGAGCTGCGGACCAGTCAGGACGCCTTTGACATGGCGGACCTGAATATGGACGGGCAGATCAGCGATCTCGAATTCGACGCCTATAAAAGAGCCCGCCGCGGAGGCGCCACACCATCTGGCAGCACGGAGCTGGTCGCCACGGTCGACTATAACCGCGATGGCGCGCTGGTCCCTTGCGAGATGTATGCAGAAGCCAAATGCCTTGATGGCTATCGGCGCCCGGCAACAAGCGCAACGCAGCGCGACTGCCGGCGGCAGGACGGCTATTACAAGGTCGATGACCGCAATGGCGCGGTCTACTGCCCCGAATACTGA
- a CDS encoding glutaminase, translating into MRIDHYDDFDWQGLLDSIGADIAPLLTHGEVANYIPALAAVDPESFAMAFVNLRGETFTTGRASTPFSIQSISKVFALILALELEGEALWDRVGREPSGTAFNSIVQLEEDHGVPRNPLINAGAIVVTDSIVGHCGESTAIARLLAFIRKAANSLGPRIDMKVAESEEAYGDRNRALAYFMKSFGILKEDVPIALKAYFQQCAIAMSTVDLARAGLFLANGGTDPATGLELTTKTRTDRLNAIMMMCGHYDMSGDFAFSVGLPGKSGVGGGILAIIPQVGSVAVWSPRLNQAGNSLAGTQALQWFSERSQVTLF; encoded by the coding sequence ATGCGTATCGATCATTATGACGATTTTGACTGGCAGGGCCTGCTCGATTCCATCGGGGCGGATATCGCGCCGCTTTTGACCCATGGCGAGGTCGCAAATTACATCCCCGCGCTCGCCGCGGTGGACCCCGAGAGCTTTGCCATGGCCTTCGTCAATCTGCGCGGCGAGACCTTCACGACCGGCCGGGCGTCAACGCCCTTCTCGATCCAGTCGATCTCGAAAGTCTTTGCCCTGATCCTTGCGCTGGAGCTTGAAGGCGAGGCGCTGTGGGACCGCGTCGGGCGGGAGCCCTCAGGCACGGCGTTCAACTCCATCGTCCAGCTGGAGGAAGACCACGGCGTGCCGCGCAATCCGCTGATCAATGCCGGGGCCATCGTTGTCACCGATTCCATTGTCGGGCATTGCGGGGAGAGCACGGCGATCGCGCGCCTTCTGGCCTTTATCCGGAAAGCCGCCAATTCGCTCGGCCCCCGGATCGATATGAAGGTTGCCGAGTCAGAAGAAGCCTATGGCGACCGCAACCGGGCGCTCGCCTATTTCATGAAGAGCTTTGGCATCCTGAAAGAGGACGTGCCCATCGCGCTCAAGGCCTATTTCCAGCAATGCGCGATTGCGATGAGTACGGTGGATCTGGCCCGCGCAGGGCTGTTCCTTGCCAATGGCGGGACCGACCCCGCAACGGGGCTGGAGCTGACGACCAAGACAAGGACGGACCGGCTGAACGCGATCATGATGATGTGCGGGCATTACGACATGTCGGGCGATTTTGCCTTCAGCGTCGGCCTGCCCGGCAAGTCAGGCGTGGGCGGCGGCATCCTCGCCATTATCCCGCAGGTTGGGTCGGTCGCGGTGTGGTCGCCGCGGCTCAATCAGGCGGGCAATTCGCTGGCCGGGACGCAGGCCCTGCAATGGTTTTCTGAGCGCAGTCAGGTGACGCTTTTCTGA
- a CDS encoding CPBP family intramembrane glutamic endopeptidase, translating into MLLGYALFGTFSPGEAPVDLFLKYALFPGVGEEIIYRGFLFGLLFRFAGWGFIPASLLCAISFGVAHMWQGSSPAETAGIVAITAVGAVWFSWLYIEWGNNLFVPITFHVLMNEWWQLFEISETALGGGVGNIFRFTTIGLSVVVTLMMAKRQGGSRLKGRWLLSR; encoded by the coding sequence ATGCTGCTCGGATATGCGCTTTTCGGCACGTTTAGCCCAGGCGAAGCGCCGGTCGACCTCTTCCTGAAATATGCCCTGTTCCCAGGCGTGGGGGAGGAGATCATCTATCGCGGCTTCCTTTTTGGCTTGCTGTTCCGCTTTGCGGGATGGGGCTTCATACCGGCCAGCCTGCTTTGCGCTATCTCCTTTGGGGTCGCCCATATGTGGCAGGGGTCGAGCCCCGCTGAGACCGCAGGCATAGTTGCCATCACGGCGGTGGGCGCGGTCTGGTTCTCCTGGCTCTATATCGAATGGGGTAATAATCTCTTCGTGCCGATCACCTTCCATGTGCTGATGAATGAGTGGTGGCAGCTCTTTGAGATCAGTGAGACGGCGCTCGGTGGTGGGGTCGGGAATATCTTCCGCTTCACGACCATTGGCCTCTCGGTCGTGGTCACACTTATGATGGCAAAGCGTCAGGGCGGCTCCCGCCTCAAGGGACGCTGGCTTTTGTCGCGCTAG
- a CDS encoding mechanosensitive ion channel family protein: MLDLTDQAPEDHLAYRGFRRLAQMENVQERIKELTDAAVGWLTSAAFYGQLGIIAVSVILAYLAAGLIGTQLTSLPKFKAPDFVGDLDEQVAKLRKLLFPLVAVLLLAVGVEVSREVTGQVAVVQIALGLFVIILIYGIVSRYISSRAVRNFVKWVGLPIALLYVFGFLDDVIARLEAVSLDMGNIEISAYTLVRTLIFGSILFWLGRVSNSTGKRVIRGRPDLDVRTREIVTKLFEIALFIIIFLLLLQVMGINLTTLAVFGGAVGVGLGFGLQQIASNFISGIIILLDKSITIGDYIELEDGRGGILREMTMRSATLETFDGKDIMVPNETFITSSFVNWTHNNPQQRYDIRFQVAYSTDIPAMLDIVREVVKSHPQVLSGEAATKAEQPDAEIEGFGDSGIDILVEFWMDGVDDGENRVAADLNLMIWMALKQHNIEIPFPQREVRVLKEG, encoded by the coding sequence ATGCTTGATCTGACCGACCAAGCGCCGGAAGATCATCTTGCGTATCGCGGCTTTCGGAGACTTGCCCAGATGGAAAACGTTCAGGAGCGGATCAAGGAACTGACGGATGCCGCTGTTGGCTGGCTCACGAGTGCCGCCTTTTACGGCCAGCTCGGCATCATCGCTGTCAGCGTCATCCTCGCCTATCTCGCGGCTGGGCTGATCGGCACACAATTGACGTCGCTCCCGAAATTCAAAGCGCCCGACTTCGTTGGCGATCTGGATGAACAGGTCGCAAAGCTCCGCAAACTGCTATTTCCTCTTGTTGCCGTGCTGCTCCTTGCAGTCGGGGTTGAGGTCAGCCGCGAAGTGACCGGACAAGTCGCGGTCGTCCAGATTGCGCTCGGCCTCTTCGTCATCATCCTTATCTACGGTATCGTCTCGCGGTACATCTCGTCCCGGGCCGTTCGCAATTTCGTCAAATGGGTCGGCCTGCCGATTGCGCTGCTCTACGTCTTTGGCTTCCTTGATGATGTCATCGCCCGGCTTGAGGCTGTGTCCCTCGACATGGGCAATATCGAGATCAGCGCCTATACACTCGTCCGTACGCTCATTTTCGGCTCGATCCTGTTCTGGCTGGGGCGTGTGTCGAACTCGACCGGCAAACGGGTCATCCGGGGACGTCCCGATCTGGATGTCCGCACGCGAGAGATCGTCACCAAGCTCTTCGAGATTGCGCTCTTCATCATCATCTTCCTACTGCTCCTGCAGGTCATGGGCATCAACCTGACGACGCTGGCCGTCTTTGGCGGCGCGGTTGGTGTGGGGCTTGGCTTCGGGCTCCAGCAGATCGCCTCGAACTTTATCTCCGGCATCATTATTCTTCTCGATAAGTCGATCACCATTGGCGATTACATTGAGCTGGAGGATGGCCGCGGCGGCATCTTACGCGAAATGACGATGCGCTCGGCTACGCTTGAGACCTTTGATGGCAAGGACATCATGGTCCCGAACGAGACCTTCATCACCTCCAGCTTCGTCAACTGGACGCATAACAATCCACAGCAGCGTTATGACATCCGCTTTCAGGTTGCTTATTCGACGGACATTCCGGCCATGCTCGATATCGTTCGCGAGGTGGTCAAAAGCCATCCGCAGGTGCTCTCAGGAGAGGCGGCGACCAAGGCCGAACAGCCCGATGCGGAGATTGAGGGCTTCGGGGATTCGGGGATCGATATTCTCGTCGAATTCTGGATGGACGGTGTCGATGATGGGGAGAATCGGGTGGCGGCGGACCTCAATTTGATGATCTGGATGGCGCTGAAACAGCACAATATCGAGATCCCGTTCCCGCAGCGTGAAGTCCGGGTGCTGAAGGAAGGCTAG
- the ettA gene encoding energy-dependent translational throttle protein EttA gives MARQFIYHMHGLTKSYGAKKILDNVHLQFYPDAKIGVVGVNGAGKSTLLRIMAGVDTEFTGEAYVADGAKVGYLPQEPALDETKTVFDNAAEGVAEIKAKVQEFNDVSMQLAEDYTDELMEKMSALQEEIDALDAWDIDSKVEMAMEALRCPPGDWAVDKLSGGEKRRVALARLLLAKPDLLLLDEPTNHLDAESVHWLENYLVNFPGAVVLITHDRYFLDNVTGWILELDRAKGIPYEGNYSSWLEQKAKRLEQEQREDDKRQKTLDRELKWINQGQKARQAKSKARIQSYEELANKAAAEQVSTAQIQIPPGPRLGGIAIEAEGLKKAFGDKLLYEDVSFKLPPGGIVGIIGPNGAGKTTLFRMITGQDQPDEGTIKIGETVKMGYIDQTRENLTDSNTVWEEISGGLDIIKLGEKREVNSRAYCTWFNFKGGDQQKKVGDLSGGERNRVQLAKMLKEGANMLLLDEPTNDLDVDTLRELEAAIDNFPGCAVVISHDRWFLDRIATHILAFEGDSHVEWFEGNFEDYLEDKKRRLGPDADIPKRVKYRKVER, from the coding sequence ATGGCACGCCAGTTTATCTACCATATGCACGGTCTCACCAAATCCTATGGGGCCAAGAAGATCCTCGATAATGTCCACCTGCAATTCTACCCCGATGCCAAAATCGGCGTCGTCGGCGTGAACGGCGCGGGTAAGTCGACACTGCTGAGGATCATGGCAGGGGTCGATACTGAATTCACGGGCGAGGCCTATGTCGCGGATGGTGCCAAGGTTGGCTACCTGCCGCAGGAGCCGGCCCTCGATGAGACCAAAACCGTCTTTGATAACGCCGCCGAAGGCGTCGCCGAGATCAAGGCGAAGGTGCAGGAATTCAACGACGTCTCCATGCAGCTTGCGGAGGATTACACCGACGAGCTGATGGAGAAGATGTCGGCGCTGCAGGAAGAGATCGACGCGCTTGATGCGTGGGACATCGACTCGAAAGTCGAAATGGCGATGGAGGCCCTGCGCTGCCCGCCGGGTGACTGGGCGGTCGACAAGCTTTCGGGCGGGGAGAAGCGCCGCGTCGCACTCGCGCGGCTGTTGCTGGCGAAGCCTGACCTTCTGCTGCTCGACGAGCCGACCAACCATCTGGATGCGGAAAGTGTGCACTGGCTGGAGAATTATCTCGTCAATTTCCCGGGCGCCGTGGTGCTCATCACCCACGACCGTTATTTCCTCGATAATGTGACCGGCTGGATCCTCGAACTCGATCGCGCCAAGGGCATTCCCTATGAGGGGAATTATTCCTCCTGGCTCGAACAAAAAGCCAAACGGCTGGAGCAGGAACAGCGCGAGGACGACAAGCGCCAGAAGACGCTCGACCGCGAGCTTAAATGGATCAATCAGGGGCAAAAGGCCCGGCAGGCCAAATCAAAGGCGCGGATCCAGTCCTATGAGGAGCTGGCGAACAAGGCCGCAGCAGAACAGGTCTCGACCGCTCAGATCCAGATCCCGCCGGGCCCGCGCCTTGGCGGCATCGCGATTGAGGCGGAGGGCCTGAAGAAAGCCTTTGGCGACAAACTTCTGTATGAAGACGTTTCCTTCAAACTGCCCCCCGGCGGCATTGTCGGCATTATCGGGCCGAACGGCGCCGGTAAGACCACACTCTTCCGCATGATCACGGGGCAGGACCAGCCCGATGAGGGCACCATCAAGATCGGTGAGACGGTCAAGATGGGCTATATCGACCAGACGCGCGAAAACCTCACCGATTCAAATACGGTGTGGGAGGAGATTTCGGGCGGCCTTGACATCATCAAGCTGGGGGAGAAGCGCGAGGTGAACTCGCGCGCCTATTGCACCTGGTTCAACTTCAAGGGCGGTGACCAGCAAAAGAAAGTCGGCGATCTCTCCGGGGGCGAACGAAACCGTGTGCAGCTCGCCAAGATGCTCAAAGAGGGGGCGAACATGCTCCTCCTCGACGAACCGACCAACGACCTTGATGTCGATACGTTGCGGGAGCTTGAAGCCGCGATCGACAATTTCCCCGGCTGCGCCGTGGTCATCAGCCACGATCGCTGGTTCCTTGACCGTATCGCAACGCACATTCTCGCCTTCGAGGGCGACAGCCATGTCGAATGGTTCGAGGGGAACTTCGAGGACTATCTCGAAGACAAAAAACGCCGCCTCGGTCCGGATGCGGACATTCCGAAGCGCGTGAAGTACCGGAAGGTGGAACGGTAG
- a CDS encoding DUF418 domain-containing protein, whose amino-acid sequence MSSTQEASTLDMPAAGPVTGAERIAYLDILRGFAVMAIFAVNIKAMLMPFPWYMNPTAWGSELDQTIATIQKFIVDDKWRTNFSALYGAGLVMIWERMRARGIESRVVLWKRNLWLILFGAIHLFLMWIGDILFTYGVTGLLAVLFVKMAPKKLFIWGAGLLLLGAVWMSGIMALSSLDADAAAEMSAMMWDPTAEANAEAIAAYSGSIIDQLTARVPEAAMVGIMGLLFFGLLPMTLGLMVMGMGLYRVGFYQGAWPASRTLWLAAVGLGLAWALDAYQVQVIANSGYAFEANVRMTPFSIVDGWLGAFGYAALISLLISMGLKFTRVAAVGRMAFTNYITCTLIGTTMAGGHGLGLFGAVTLTQLVYVVGATYVAMLIWSPLWLHYFRFGPLEWVWRSLVYGKLQKFRREHEVAA is encoded by the coding sequence ATGTCATCGACGCAAGAGGCCTCAACGCTAGATATGCCGGCCGCTGGCCCGGTTACGGGGGCGGAGCGCATCGCCTATCTCGACATCCTGCGCGGCTTTGCGGTCATGGCGATTTTTGCCGTGAATATCAAAGCGATGCTGATGCCTTTCCCGTGGTATATGAACCCCACCGCCTGGGGTTCGGAGCTCGATCAGACGATCGCTACGATCCAGAAATTCATTGTCGATGACAAATGGCGGACCAATTTCTCGGCGCTTTACGGCGCTGGGCTGGTGATGATCTGGGAGCGGATGCGCGCCCGCGGCATCGAAAGCCGCGTTGTCTTATGGAAGCGGAATCTGTGGCTGATCCTGTTTGGCGCAATCCATCTCTTCCTGATGTGGATCGGCGACATCCTCTTCACCTATGGTGTGACGGGCCTGCTCGCGGTCTTATTCGTGAAGATGGCGCCGAAAAAGCTCTTCATCTGGGGGGCGGGGCTCCTCCTGCTCGGCGCCGTCTGGATGTCCGGGATCATGGCGCTTTCTTCTCTAGATGCCGATGCCGCCGCCGAGATGTCGGCCATGATGTGGGATCCGACAGCTGAGGCAAATGCCGAGGCGATCGCCGCGTATTCGGGCAGCATCATCGATCAGTTGACGGCCCGAGTGCCGGAGGCGGCGATGGTCGGCATAATGGGCCTTCTCTTCTTCGGCCTGTTGCCGATGACACTTGGCCTGATGGTCATGGGAATGGGGCTCTATCGCGTCGGCTTTTATCAGGGCGCATGGCCGGCCAGCCGTACCTTGTGGCTCGCTGCCGTGGGGCTTGGGCTCGCCTGGGCGCTTGATGCCTATCAGGTGCAGGTGATTGCCAATTCTGGATACGCGTTCGAGGCCAATGTCCGCATGACGCCATTTTCAATCGTTGATGGCTGGCTCGGGGCTTTTGGGTATGCCGCGCTTATCTCTCTTCTGATCAGTATGGGGCTCAAATTCACACGTGTTGCGGCGGTCGGGCGCATGGCCTTCACCAATTACATCACCTGCACGCTGATCGGAACGACCATGGCGGGCGGTCATGGCCTTGGGCTCTTTGGCGCGGTCACCCTGACGCAGCTCGTCTATGTGGTGGGCGCGACCTATGTCGCCATGCTGATCTGGTCGCCGCTGTGGCTTCATTATTTCCGCTTCGGTCCACTCGAATGGGTCTGGCGCAGCCTTGTCTATGGCAAGCTCCAGAAGTTCCGGCGTGAACACGAGGTAGCGGCATGA
- a CDS encoding serine hydrolase domain-containing protein, with product MLRLVCALILLVGPAAAQDYVPGPHPDWEHRDPAEMGLDPVKLQAAIDFAVAHETRHPPELAAVADVRDLRITVPLTWAREAFSSPIGPLEPRAAPNGIILKDGYIVAQWGEVDEVDMTFSISKTFLCHTAGLAFDRGFLDPDKPVIEKVTPTEDFALPHNAPITWDMMLRQTSGWIGTLWGKPWWADRPGETASSDLIEGPPEPGRYYEYNDVRVNALALALTHLWEQSLPEVLEEGVMSPIGASDSWHWEGYDNSWTDVYGNRLKVVSGGGHWGGGMFINAYDLARLGLLGLREGQWGEEVILSTEWIARARTPTGPESGYGYMNWFLNTDQKRFPAAREDAVSYLGAGANMVYIDYEHDLVAVVRWIDSKQLAAFVELLLEAAEE from the coding sequence ATGCTGCGTCTCGTTTGCGCCCTCATCCTGCTTGTCGGCCCGGCCGCCGCGCAGGATTATGTTCCCGGACCTCATCCTGATTGGGAGCATCGCGATCCCGCTGAAATGGGCCTTGATCCGGTGAAACTCCAGGCGGCGATTGACTTTGCCGTCGCGCATGAGACCCGGCATCCGCCCGAACTTGCCGCCGTCGCCGATGTTCGGGATCTGCGCATCACCGTGCCTTTGACCTGGGCACGCGAGGCCTTCTCCTCACCCATCGGCCCGCTGGAGCCGCGCGCGGCCCCCAACGGGATCATCCTGAAAGACGGTTATATCGTGGCTCAATGGGGCGAGGTCGATGAGGTCGATATGACCTTCTCGATCTCCAAAACCTTCCTCTGTCACACGGCAGGGCTCGCCTTTGACCGGGGGTTCCTCGACCCCGACAAGCCGGTCATCGAAAAGGTAACCCCTACGGAGGATTTCGCGCTCCCCCATAATGCGCCGATCACATGGGACATGATGCTGCGTCAGACATCGGGCTGGATCGGCACCTTGTGGGGCAAGCCGTGGTGGGCCGACCGGCCGGGCGAAACAGCAAGCTCGGATTTGATCGAGGGTCCGCCCGAGCCCGGCAGATATTATGAGTATAATGACGTTCGGGTGAACGCGCTCGCTCTCGCGCTCACCCATCTATGGGAGCAATCGCTGCCGGAAGTGCTGGAAGAGGGCGTGATGTCCCCTATCGGCGCCAGCGATAGCTGGCACTGGGAAGGGTATGACAATTCCTGGACGGATGTTTACGGCAACCGGCTGAAGGTCGTATCCGGCGGCGGACATTGGGGCGGCGGCATGTTCATCAATGCCTATGACCTCGCCCGGCTCGGCCTTCTGGGCCTGCGCGAAGGTCAGTGGGGGGAGGAGGTCATCCTCTCAACGGAATGGATTGCGCGGGCGCGCACCCCGACCGGGCCGGAGTCCGGCTATGGCTATATGAACTGGTTCCTCAACACAGATCAGAAACGCTTCCCCGCCGCGCGCGAGGATGCGGTCTCCTATCTCGGGGCCGGTGCCAATATGGTCTACATCGATTACGAACATGACCTCGTTGCCGTCGTCCGCTGGATCGACAGCAAACAACTCG
- a CDS encoding NAD(P)/FAD-dependent oxidoreductase, whose amino-acid sequence MSFDSDVLIVGAGAVGLACGYALARAGREVLVIEKGPLIGEGISSRNSEVIHGGLYYPTGSLKARLCVEGRRMLYDFLRTHHVPFDKCGKLVVATEADEEERLAGIMAQAEANGVEGMVALGGRQARSLEPQLRASAALLSPESGVMDSHTYMQALEGRIADTGGQVVLNTEFLGASPLPHGGLEVRTGPDEMTLTARALVIAAGLGAQKAAAGIEDYPQADIPKLHYGKGIYFALSGKAPFRHLVYPLPIQGALGTHYRRDLGGVARFGPDLRFVEAPEYAVEKTRVGSFYETIRRFWPDIPDGALMPDYAGVRPKLHGPGENQPDFRIDGPDAHGIEGLVTLFGIESPGLTSSLAIGEEVACIIAESA is encoded by the coding sequence ATGAGCTTTGATAGTGATGTCCTGATCGTCGGCGCCGGAGCCGTAGGCCTTGCTTGCGGCTATGCGCTGGCTCGCGCGGGCCGCGAAGTGCTGGTCATCGAGAAAGGCCCGCTGATCGGCGAAGGGATCAGCTCGCGTAATTCCGAAGTCATTCATGGCGGGCTTTATTATCCCACCGGCTCGCTGAAGGCGCGGCTGTGTGTGGAAGGCCGCCGGATGCTCTATGATTTCCTCCGTACCCATCATGTACCATTCGACAAATGCGGCAAGCTGGTCGTGGCGACCGAGGCGGATGAAGAGGAGCGGCTGGCCGGTATCATGGCGCAGGCCGAAGCGAATGGCGTTGAGGGCATGGTTGCCCTTGGCGGGCGGCAGGCACGGAGCCTTGAGCCGCAATTGCGGGCAAGCGCCGCACTCCTCTCCCCTGAAAGCGGGGTGATGGACAGCCACACCTACATGCAGGCGCTGGAGGGGCGGATAGCCGATACCGGCGGGCAGGTCGTTCTGAACACAGAATTCCTTGGCGCAAGCCCCCTGCCCCATGGCGGGTTAGAGGTGCGGACCGGCCCCGACGAGATGACCCTGACCGCCCGTGCGCTGGTGATCGCCGCAGGGCTTGGCGCGCAAAAAGCGGCAGCAGGGATAGAGGACTATCCGCAGGCGGATATCCCAAAGCTGCATTATGGCAAGGGCATCTACTTTGCCCTCTCCGGCAAGGCGCCGTTCCGGCATCTCGTCTATCCCCTGCCGATCCAGGGCGCGCTGGGCACGCATTACCGACGTGATCTTGGCGGGGTCGCGCGCTTCGGCCCGGACCTCCGCTTTGTCGAAGCGCCGGAATATGCCGTGGAAAAGACCCGCGTCGGGAGTTTCTATGAGACGATCCGCCGGTTCTGGCCGGACATTCCCGATGGCGCACTGATGCCCGATTATGCGGGGGTCCGCCCCAAGCTGCATGGCCCCGGCGAGAACCAGCCCGACTTCCGCATTGACGGACCGGACGCCCACGGGATCGAGGGCCTCGTCACCCTCTTCGGGATTGAAAGCCCCGGCCTGACCTCGTCGCTGGCGATTGGGGAAGAAGTGGCGTGCATCATCGCCGAATCCGCCTGA
- a CDS encoding alpha/beta hydrolase, translating to MKRLLLVLTAAIALVALTLTGCSGPRLLNSVTLNPDRATSITRNLAYGELERQRLDLYRPDSAGPHPVLVYFHGGGWEWGSKEEYAFVGKRFAAEGYLVAMVNYRLTPEGAWPVFMEDVAASIAWVHDHAADYGGDPDRLYTAGHSAGGYNAVMVAVAPEFLGAYGKSTDIIRGVAGISGPYDFLPLDVASSKATFGKASDLEATQPVNRVTADAPPMILLYGQKDDVVLQRNIDSMERALNDAGVRVERVIYPEADHADTVIAIAWPRRLPVVEDITRFFESLD from the coding sequence ATGAAACGTCTCCTGCTGGTCCTGACCGCCGCCATCGCCCTTGTCGCCCTGACCCTGACGGGTTGTTCGGGGCCAAGGCTGCTCAACAGTGTTACCCTGAACCCCGACCGCGCAACCAGCATCACACGCAACCTTGCCTATGGTGAATTAGAGCGCCAGCGGCTCGATCTCTACCGGCCGGATAGCGCTGGGCCCCACCCCGTGCTGGTCTATTTTCACGGCGGCGGCTGGGAATGGGGCAGCAAGGAGGAATATGCCTTCGTCGGCAAGCGCTTCGCGGCAGAGGGCTACCTTGTCGCCATGGTCAATTACCGGCTGACCCCGGAAGGCGCGTGGCCGGTCTTCATGGAAGATGTCGCCGCTTCTATTGCATGGGTCCATGACCATGCCGCCGACTATGGCGGGGATCCGGACCGTCTTTACACGGCCGGTCATTCGGCCGGCGGCTACAATGCCGTGATGGTCGCAGTCGCGCCGGAATTCCTTGGCGCTTACGGCAAGAGCACTGACATCATTCGTGGGGTCGCCGGGATCTCCGGGCCATACGACTTCCTGCCGCTCGATGTCGCCTCTTCAAAGGCCACCTTCGGCAAGGCCTCGGACCTTGAGGCAACTCAGCCGGTCAACCGGGTGACAGCAGACGCGCCGCCCATGATCCTGCTCTACGGGCAGAAAGACGATGTCGTGCTGCAACGGAATATCGACTCAATGGAACGGGCGCTGAACGACGCAGGCGTCCGCGTTGAGCGGGTGATTTATCCGGAGGCCGATCATGCCGACACGGTGATCGCCATTGCGTGGCCCCGCCGCCTGCCGGTGGTGGAAGACATCACGCGCTTCTTTGAGAGCCTCGACTAG
- a CDS encoding VOC family protein, translating to MSNILHLAIPAGDLKKTMVFYTDVLGCKIGNGEEGRWQDINFWGNELTLHQSEEALPSVRHDVDMGAVLVPHFGIHLEQDDFDALKDRIAAAGLDYIDEPYRRFKGDKYEQETFFISDPNNNVLEIKTMKNPEVLWPEG from the coding sequence ATGTCCAACATTCTTCACCTCGCTATTCCCGCCGGGGATCTGAAAAAGACCATGGTCTTCTACACCGACGTGCTCGGCTGCAAGATCGGCAATGGCGAGGAAGGACGCTGGCAGGACATCAATTTCTGGGGCAATGAGCTCACCTTGCATCAATCAGAAGAGGCGCTGCCTTCCGTCCGGCACGATGTCGATATGGGCGCGGTGCTGGTGCCGCATTTCGGCATTCATCTGGAGCAGGATGATTTCGATGCTTTGAAAGACCGCATCGCTGCTGCGGGCCTTGACTATATCGATGAGCCCTATCGCCGCTTCAAAGGCGATAAATATGAGCAGGAAACCTTTTTCATCAGTGATCCGAACAATAATGTGCTTGAGATCAAGACGATGAAAAACCCGGAAGTCCTCTGGCCGGAGGGCTGA
- a CDS encoding DUF6151 family protein, protein MTDLDFTCRCGEVRGVLAGVSPDEGNHVKCYCRDCQAFMYFCGHEADGLDPAGGSEIYQVKATSVRFTQGADRLAAVRLTGGPLVRWYTTCCKTPVANTPMPGWLDFAGFQVMGLGPEAQLNEAMGPLLGQAFTKSARGGPKTVGGDKGLGAFFLRILGMTLKTAFTRPAKRSGFRDPETGKFIAKPEILGPRERVALYAKVDAARMAGISAKQLAHGK, encoded by the coding sequence ATGACCGATCTCGATTTCACCTGCCGGTGCGGCGAGGTGCGCGGCGTTCTGGCGGGCGTAAGCCCCGACGAGGGCAATCACGTCAAATGCTATTGCCGGGACTGCCAGGCGTTCATGTATTTTTGCGGGCATGAGGCGGACGGACTCGATCCCGCCGGGGGCTCCGAGATCTATCAGGTGAAAGCAACTTCCGTCCGCTTCACCCAAGGCGCGGACAGGCTGGCTGCCGTGCGCCTGACCGGCGGGCCGCTGGTGCGGTGGTACACGACCTGCTGCAAGACGCCGGTGGCCAATACACCGATGCCGGGCTGGCTCGATTTTGCGGGGTTTCAGGTGATGGGGCTGGGCCCGGAGGCGCAGCTTAATGAGGCGATGGGCCCCCTGCTCGGGCAGGCTTTCACCAAATCCGCGCGCGGCGGGCCAAAGACGGTCGGTGGGGACAAAGGGCTGGGCGCGTTCTTTCTTCGAATTCTCGGCATGACGCTGAAGACCGCCTTCACCCGGCCAGCAAAACGCTCTGGCTTTCGTGATCCTGAAACCGGCAAATTCATCGCCAAACCCGAAATATTGGGCCCGCGAGAGCGCGTGGCGCTCTATGCGAAAGTCGATGCCGCACGTATGGCGGGAATTAGCGCAAAGCAACTCGCGCATGGCAAATAA